GGCGATCCTCAGGCGTCGGCCATGGCGCTGGCGGAAATCGGCGGCGACGTCGTCGAGATCGGCCATGGTGTCGACATCGAGCCAGATTTCGGGCACCGCCACCACGACATCGGCATGGCCGAAGCCGAGGCGGGCCACGATCTCGGCGCGGACCTCCCAATCGCCGAGATTTTCCCGCACCAGGTCCTCGCCGGTGATGCCGAGATCGACCGCGCCCTGGCCGATCTCGCCGGCTATCTCGGAAGCCGACAGAAAGGCGACCTCGACATTGTCCAGGCCCTCGACGCGGGCGTGATATTTGCGCTCGTCACCGGGCAGGCTGACGGCGAGGCCGGCCTTGGCCAGCACCTCCAGCGCCTGCTCTTTCAGCCGGCCCTTCGACGGGATCGCCAGTGTGATCATCGTGCCGTCTCCCGCAACGCTTCGATGCGGTCGAGCCAGACGGAAAAGCCGACACCGGGTATCGCGGTCCTGGCGCCAAGCAGCGTCAGCAACCGGTCGTAGCGGCCGCCACCGGCCAGGGGACGCTCGCCGTCGTGCGCCGCGATCTCGAAGACCACACCGGTGTAGTAGTCCAGCGGACGGCCGAAGGCGGCGTCGTAGCGGATTTTTCCCGCAGGCAAGCCATGCGCCTCGATCGCCCTGGCGCGGGCAGCAAACTTTTCAAGCGCGGCGCCCAGCGAAAGCCCGGCGCCGTCGGCGAAGGTCTCCAGCGCTCGCGCCGCGCCATCGAGCGGCACGTCGATCGCCAGAAAGCTCTTCAGCGCCGCGAAGGCCTCGTTCGAGAGCCGCACACTGCGCAATTCGGCTTTCTCGATCAGCCGCCGCGCGATGTCCGATGGCGCGCGTCCGGCCGAGGCCGATAGGCCGGCCTCCTCCATGCCACCGGCAATGTGCGCCGAGAGGCCCTCGAGATCACCGTCGAGGACAAGTGCGGCGACCGGACCGGAAAGCTGGCCGTTGCGTGGCGGGTTGGCGAGATCGGCAAGGGCTGCCTGCAACATCGGCGCCGAGCCGAAGGCACGGGCCAGCCGCATGCGCCAGCCGCGCGGCAGCCCGAGGGCGGCGAGCACCGCCTCGAAAATGCCTTGGTCGCCGAGCGTGACCGCTAGCGACTGTCCGGGCAGGACCAGTGAGAGCAGTGCGTGCGCGTCGGCCACCGAGCGGGCGTCGGCTTGCGCCGTGTCGCGGTCGCCGAGATCCTCGATGCCGGCCTGGAAGAACTCGTTGCCGCCTTCGCG
The genomic region above belongs to Mesorhizobium sp. B4-1-4 and contains:
- the hisG gene encoding ATP phosphoribosyltransferase, producing MITLAIPSKGRLKEQALEVLAKAGLAVSLPGDERKYHARVEGLDNVEVAFLSASEIAGEIGQGAVDLGITGEDLVRENLGDWEVRAEIVARLGFGHADVVVAVPEIWLDVDTMADLDDVAADFRQRHGRRLRIATKYWRLTQQFFSQKHGIQVYRIVESLGATEGAPAAGLADVIVDITTTGSTLRANHLKVLSDGVVLKSQACLVASKKARAASDEAILRDIVTKMSALPPP
- a CDS encoding ATP phosphoribosyltransferase regulatory subunit, which encodes MTSRYPAISTDITNLFAARDTHAVEVAVLQPADPFLDMAGEDLRRRIFLTESETGQTLCLRPEFTIPVCLDHIRSQAGTPRRYSYLGEVFRQRREGGNEFFQAGIEDLGDRDTAQADARSVADAHALLSLVLPGQSLAVTLGDQGIFEAVLAALGLPRGWRMRLARAFGSAPMLQAALADLANPPRNGQLSGPVAALVLDGDLEGLSAHIAGGMEEAGLSASAGRAPSDIARRLIEKAELRSVRLSNEAFAALKSFLAIDVPLDGAARALETFADGAGLSLGAALEKFAARARAIEAHGLPAGKIRYDAAFGRPLDYYTGVVFEIAAHDGERPLAGGGRYDRLLTLLGARTAIPGVGFSVWLDRIEALRETAR